The Synergistaceae bacterium genome segment GCGGCGGCAGGAAGCTGGTCATAACCGACCGAAGCAGGCTGATCATCAGAGTTGCGAGGGACAGAGTCGCCGACTATCTGGAGCTGTGCGAAAAGAGACTTGAAATCGGCGACAGCAGCATCTTTGTCGGAGTCCCATCATCGAGAAGCCTTGTGCCGGCGGCGGCGCTGTGGAGCCGCCTTGTCACCATCAAGGGCTTCACAAGTCCGCCGGAGTTCCTTGAAGCGGCCCAAAGACAGATCGCCGACCTCGGCATAGAGGGGAAGGCCCGTCTCTTATTCAGAAAAGGCTTCTCCTCGAAGGAGGGCAAGACGGACAATCTGGCGAGCTCGCCCTTTGTCAAACGCACCCTCAACATAAAAGGCAGGGATGTGGTCGGCTTCTCCCTCGTAGTAGACGAACTGACCGCCGAGGAGTCGTTGACACTCCAAATGGCGGGCCTTGGAGGCCGTCGGAGCATGGGCTGCGGCATCCTCGTGCCTCTCCTCTAGGGCGAGCGCTATGGCGATTTTTGCGAAAAAGCCTGTTGTCATAGAGGGAGTGGAGCACGGAAAAACCCTGCTGCAGCACACTTTCGACGTGCTGGAGGCCTTGCACGCCCTGTTCGGCGACGAAGAAAGACCTACCCTGTTGGCGAAGCAGTGGCTCCGGTTCTTCCGAATCTCCGAGTCGGACGCCGCGCTCTTTTTTCAGAACGCGCGAATCGCCGTCATTCTCCACGACCTCGGCAAGTCCAACGAACACTTCCAGGCGGCCGTGAGGGGCCGAGGAGACCAGACGCTCCGCCACGAATTTCTAGGCGGGTGGCTGATTAGCCGCAAGCCCTTCAGGAGAGTTCTGGAAGCGGTGGAGAATGCCGATTTTCAAATCGTCCGGGCCTCCGTCATGGGGCATCACCTGAAGCTGGGAAGGGGAATTGCCGAGACGGCCGACTGTGAGAGGCCCTCGGTCGCGCTGCTTCCCGAAGGCATACAAAAGATCCTCGATCTCCTGACGAAGACCGTTCGCGTTTCGTCTGTCCCGAAGGATGCCATCCCGATACGCATAAATGTAAAGGGAGAGGCGGGGCAGTTCGCGGAGATAGAGCATGATCTGGAAAACGACTTCGACGACGACGGACGAACGGGACTGCTCCGCGCGGTGCGGACCGCGCTCATCCTGGCCGACGCGGCCGGTTCCGGCCTTGCGCGGGAGATGGGTAG includes the following:
- the cas6 gene encoding type I-MYXAN CRISPR-associated protein Cas6/Cmx6; its protein translation is MLDLMFTLSGDTIPADHGYYLHSALSELLPFHHDNKQRGRTGVHPISGTLCGGRKLVITDRSRLIIRVARDRVADYLELCEKRLEIGDSSIFVGVPSSRSLVPAAALWSRLVTIKGFTSPPEFLEAAQRQIADLGIEGKARLLFRKGFSSKEGKTDNLASSPFVKRTLNIKGRDVVGFSLVVDELTAEESLTLQMAGLGGRRSMGCGILVPLL